From Callithrix jacchus isolate 240 chromosome 3, calJac240_pri, whole genome shotgun sequence, a single genomic window includes:
- the NAA11 gene encoding N-alpha-acetyltransferase 11 has translation MNIRNARPDDLINMQHCNLLCLPENYQMKYYLYHGLSWPQLSYIAEDEDGKIVGYVLAKMEEDPDDVPHGHITSLAVKRSHRRLGLAQKLIDQASRAMIENFNAKYVSLHVRKSNRAALHLYSNTLNFQVSEVEPKYYADGEDAYAMKRDLSQMADELRRQVELKKGEYVDLGSRENQETQGCTLSGSEEACQQKNPATEDSGSDCKEPNESVESTEVQDSSENSDSTS, from the coding sequence ATGAACATCCGCAACGCTCGGCCGGACGACCTGATAAACATGCAGCACTGCAACCTCCTTTGCCTTCCTGAGAACTACCAGATGAAATACTATTTATATCATGGCCTTTCCTGGCCCCAGCTTTCTTACATCGCTGAGGATGAGGACGGGAAGATTGTGGGCTAtgtcctggccaaaatggaggaGGACCCAGATGATGTCCCGCATGGCCATATCACCTCACTGGCCGTGAAGCGTTCACACCGGCGCCTCGGCCTGGCCCAGAAGCTGATTGACCAGGCCTCCAGGGCCATGATAGAGAATTTTAACGCCAAATACGTGTCTCTGCATGTCAGGAAGAGTAACCGGGCAGCCTTGCACCTCTATTCTAACACCCTTAACTTTCAGGTTAGTGAGGTGGAACCTAAATACTATGCAGATGGGGAAGATGCTTATGCTATGAAGCGGGATCTCTCGCAGATGGCAGATGAGCTGAGACGACAAGTGGAGCTGAAGAAGGGCGAGTATGTGGACCTAGGCTCCAGGGAGAACCAGGAGACCCAGGGCTGCACACTTTCTGGTTCTGAAGAGGCCTGTCAGCAGAAGAACCCAGCTACCGAAGATAGTGGCAGTGACTGCAAAGAACCTAACGAGTCTGTGGAGAGCACCGAAGTCCAGGACAGCTCAGAAAACTCAGATTCTACCTCCTAG